From Mucilaginibacter rubeus, a single genomic window includes:
- a CDS encoding WbqC family protein, with product MIEKGAVLPMFYLPPVDYFVQINTYKPDILIEREEHFPKQTYRNRANIYSPDGVLALVVPVIKGSKNHTKVKDVKISYDFMWQRLHWQSLQACYRRSAYFEFYEDDFAPFYEKQITYLFDYNQELLNLLLKLTKIKTELNFTDEYQAEYPNLHDFRFSIHPKKESEMQQKPYFQVFEDRQGFMKNLSIIDLLFNQGPQTINYL from the coding sequence ATGATTGAAAAAGGCGCTGTGTTACCGATGTTTTATCTTCCACCGGTAGATTATTTTGTACAGATAAATACGTATAAGCCTGATATACTGATTGAAAGAGAAGAGCATTTTCCTAAACAAACTTATCGTAACCGGGCAAATATCTACTCGCCCGATGGTGTGCTGGCATTGGTAGTGCCGGTGATTAAAGGTTCAAAAAATCATACGAAAGTTAAAGACGTAAAAATAAGCTATGACTTTATGTGGCAGCGCCTGCATTGGCAAAGCTTACAGGCCTGTTATCGCCGCTCGGCTTATTTTGAATTTTATGAAGACGATTTTGCGCCGTTTTATGAAAAACAAATTACCTATTTATTTGATTATAATCAGGAGCTTTTAAACCTGCTGCTAAAGCTCACCAAAATAAAAACAGAATTAAATTTTACGGATGAATACCAGGCCGAATATCCTAACCTGCACGATTTTCGGTTTTCTATCCATCCAAAAAAAGAAAGCGAAATGCAGCAGAAACCATATTTTCAGGTATTTGAAGATCGCCAGGGCTTTATGAAAAACCTGAGCATCATTGACCTGCTGTTTAACCAGGGGCCGCAAACCATAAACTATTTGTAA
- a CDS encoding lysophospholipid acyltransferase family protein, which translates to MIKKGFTNLGILILYLISLLPFWLLYILSDIAFVFVYYIVNYRRDVVQQNLRNAFPEKTDRERHDIERKYYRYLADLIVETVKMITISEKQIRKRVVATNSDLVFEYFAKGKSIIAVAGHYCNWEMAALNFNFVTDKRFMIVYKPLNNHTFNDFFIEIRSRFGGQPIAMKQTLRKMIEYRKELTVTVLVGDQTPVASDTHYFANFLNQPTAMFLGIEKIAKTIDAAVVFYDMKRVKRGYYEYTLVPLTETPKETAEYEITNMHVKYLEGMIKREPQYWLWSHRRWKFKPEDLNR; encoded by the coding sequence ATGATAAAAAAGGGCTTTACTAACTTAGGTATATTAATTTTATACCTTATATCGCTGCTTCCCTTTTGGCTTTTATACATTTTATCTGATATAGCGTTTGTTTTCGTTTACTACATTGTTAATTACCGACGCGATGTTGTACAGCAAAACCTGCGCAATGCCTTTCCCGAAAAAACAGACCGGGAGCGTCATGATATTGAGCGAAAATACTACCGTTACCTGGCCGACCTGATTGTGGAAACCGTTAAAATGATTACCATATCAGAAAAGCAGATCAGGAAAAGGGTAGTGGCCACTAACTCCGACCTTGTATTTGAATACTTTGCTAAAGGTAAGAGTATTATTGCAGTTGCCGGTCATTATTGCAACTGGGAAATGGCCGCCCTCAATTTTAACTTTGTTACCGATAAAAGGTTCATGATTGTTTACAAACCTTTAAACAACCATACGTTTAATGATTTCTTTATCGAGATCCGGTCGAGGTTTGGCGGACAACCCATAGCAATGAAACAAACCTTGCGCAAAATGATCGAATACCGCAAGGAACTTACTGTTACTGTACTGGTTGGCGATCAAACACCGGTGGCGAGCGATACGCACTATTTCGCTAATTTTTTGAATCAGCCAACTGCTATGTTTTTGGGAATTGAAAAAATTGCTAAAACAATTGATGCAGCTGTTGTTTTTTACGACATGAAAAGGGTAAAGCGCGGGTACTATGAATATACACTCGTTCCGCTTACCGAAACACCAAAAGAAACTGCCGAATACGAAATAACAAATATGCACGTGAAATACCTGGAGGGGATGATTAAAAGAGAACCACAATATTGGTTATGGTCGCACCGGAGATGGAAGTTTAAGCCGGAGGATTTAAATAGATGA
- a CDS encoding glycosyltransferase family 2 protein has protein sequence MTHTPKVAVVILNWNGLKYLKQFLPSVLSSTYPNLEIVMGDNASSDDSVAFMRENHPSVRIIQNDKNYGFTGGYNRVLAQVDADYYILLNSDVEVIPGWIEPVIELMESDILIAAAAPKIRSYAQKDYFEHAGAAGGFIDKHGYPFCRGRIFYELEKDNGQYEQSGEVFWASGASLFIKKSIWDEVGGFDESFFAHMEEIDLCWRLKNMGYKVMYCAQSTIYHVGGGTLNAENPFKTYLNFRNNLFLIKKNLPFGRAIWVICIRFMMDLLALIRFLMEGKRKDAWAVSRAHQSFVLSLFKAGSPKVRKSESPKVKKQNTSGIFKGSIVWAFFVKKKIHFTDLDPSEF, from the coding sequence ATGACCCATACACCTAAAGTTGCTGTAGTTATTTTAAACTGGAATGGCCTAAAATACCTTAAACAATTTCTTCCATCGGTATTATCATCAACATATCCTAACCTGGAGATTGTGATGGGCGACAATGCCTCATCCGATGATTCAGTTGCATTTATGCGCGAAAACCATCCTTCGGTAAGGATCATCCAGAATGATAAGAACTACGGCTTTACAGGCGGTTATAACCGGGTGTTAGCCCAGGTTGATGCAGACTATTATATCCTCCTTAATTCGGACGTTGAAGTTATTCCCGGTTGGATAGAACCAGTTATTGAGCTCATGGAAAGCGACATCTTAATTGCTGCTGCGGCACCTAAAATCAGGTCATATGCTCAAAAAGATTACTTTGAGCATGCCGGTGCTGCCGGTGGTTTTATTGATAAACATGGCTACCCGTTTTGTCGGGGCAGGATCTTTTATGAACTGGAGAAAGATAATGGGCAATATGAGCAATCAGGTGAGGTTTTCTGGGCTTCAGGCGCTTCATTATTTATCAAAAAAAGCATCTGGGATGAGGTTGGGGGCTTTGACGAAAGCTTTTTCGCCCATATGGAAGAAATTGACCTTTGCTGGCGCTTGAAAAATATGGGCTACAAGGTGATGTATTGCGCGCAATCAACCATATACCATGTTGGCGGCGGTACGCTTAATGCCGAAAATCCTTTTAAAACTTACCTCAATTTTAGAAACAACCTGTTTCTTATAAAAAAGAACCTTCCTTTCGGGCGTGCCATCTGGGTGATCTGTATCCGTTTCATGATGGATTTGCTCGCCCTAATCCGTTTTTTAATGGAAGGTAAGCGCAAAGACGCCTGGGCGGTAAGCAGGGCACACCAAAGCTTTGTATTGAGCTTATTTAAGGCGGGAAGTCCGAAAGTCAGGAAGTCCGAAAGTCCGAAAGTTAAGAAGCAAAATACTTCAGGTATATTCAAAGGCAGTATTGTTTGGGCTTTCTTTGTGAAAAAGAAAATCCATTTTACTGATCTTGATCCTTCGGAGTTTTAG
- the msrA gene encoding peptide-methionine (S)-S-oxide reductase MsrA, whose amino-acid sequence MKKLLLYTAGIFLFLSSCADGQASKGDNFAVLPAPKAGEAVATFGGGCFWSMSEAMAELKGVDKVISGYAGGTTKNPTYREVCSDNTNHAETVQVYYDPKVISYDNLVEAFFSAHDPTTLNRQGPDEGTDYRSIAFYRNDAEKSTIETTIKKVNESKHYANPVVTQVVPFKVFYPAENYHQGYYRSHPDQPYILAVSEPKVIKFRKAMKAELKPGFAP is encoded by the coding sequence ATGAAAAAGTTGCTTTTATACACTGCAGGCATATTTCTGTTTTTAAGCAGTTGTGCCGATGGACAAGCATCAAAAGGCGATAATTTTGCCGTGTTACCTGCGCCGAAAGCAGGAGAGGCCGTAGCAACCTTTGGAGGCGGCTGTTTCTGGAGTATGAGCGAGGCAATGGCTGAACTAAAGGGCGTTGATAAAGTAATATCCGGCTATGCAGGGGGAACTACCAAAAACCCCACTTATAGGGAAGTATGTTCTGATAACACCAATCACGCAGAAACAGTACAAGTGTATTACGATCCAAAGGTAATCAGCTATGACAACTTAGTTGAAGCATTCTTCTCAGCGCATGATCCAACTACACTTAACCGTCAGGGCCCTGATGAGGGTACGGATTACCGCTCAATAGCTTTTTACCGCAACGACGCGGAAAAAAGCACAATTGAAACAACCATAAAAAAGGTGAATGAATCAAAGCATTACGCCAATCCCGTAGTTACCCAGGTTGTGCCTTTCAAGGTATTTTATCCTGCCGAGAACTATCACCAAGGATATTACCGGTCTCATCCCGATCAGCCTTATATCCTTGCTGTTTCAGAGCCCAAAGTAATAAAGTTTAGAAAAGCCATGAAAGCGGAGCTTAAGCCCGGATTTGCCCCCTAA
- a CDS encoding DUF3820 family protein — translation MENLQPDPKILIDIVQTRMPYGKYKGTIIADIPVSYLEWMAGKGFTKDKMGMLLSTTFEIKTNGLSEILFMVKKSLMQQAKRP, via the coding sequence GTGGAAAATTTACAACCAGACCCCAAAATTCTCATCGATATAGTGCAAACCCGGATGCCCTACGGTAAATACAAGGGGACTATTATAGCCGATATACCTGTATCATACCTGGAGTGGATGGCGGGCAAAGGTTTTACTAAAGATAAAATGGGGATGTTGCTTTCAACCACATTTGAGATCAAAACTAACGGCTTAAGCGAAATCCTTTTTATGGTGAAAAAATCGCTTATGCAACAGGCAAAAAGGCCCTAA
- the corA gene encoding magnesium/cobalt transporter CorA, with protein MNGNLKRLRFKKHKRAGNVGDRPGTINVPSDALKPIISVYSYNKDELVTCEGKDIKTALKQLNKCDNHTHWIKINGLGDADLIEQIGSHCNINSLVLEDIANTHQRPKFDEYDDYAFCTSRIVHFNKENEIINCQFSAIIKDNIIVSFEEDHTDRFDAVKARLKAGKGAIRTAGPGYMCYALTDTIIDNYFVLLAQIGDHLDALEDKLYESADKTIMFDAQQLKRTLIVVRRASWPERDKINDMIRSESPLITPEVKLFLRDAYDHCIQAMDLIENYKEVTSSIIDLYLSMVSNRMNEIMKVLTIISVIFIPLTFIAGIYGMNFSRQDDKGHVLPDNMPELYWRHGYVYAIVFMLLIAVVQVFVFWKKGWFNRL; from the coding sequence ATGAATGGCAACTTGAAGCGTTTACGCTTTAAAAAACATAAACGTGCAGGCAATGTAGGCGACCGACCGGGCACTATCAACGTACCCAGTGATGCGCTTAAGCCCATAATCTCGGTTTATTCGTATAATAAGGATGAGTTGGTAACTTGTGAAGGCAAGGATATAAAAACGGCCTTAAAACAACTCAACAAATGTGATAATCACACCCACTGGATTAAGATAAATGGTTTGGGCGATGCCGATCTGATCGAGCAAATTGGGTCTCACTGCAATATCAATTCTTTGGTTTTGGAGGATATTGCCAATACCCATCAACGTCCTAAATTTGATGAGTATGATGATTATGCCTTTTGCACCAGCAGGATAGTTCATTTCAATAAAGAGAATGAGATCATCAACTGCCAGTTTTCGGCCATTATTAAAGATAACATCATTGTAAGCTTCGAGGAAGATCACACAGATCGTTTTGATGCGGTAAAGGCCCGGTTGAAAGCCGGTAAAGGGGCCATTCGTACTGCTGGGCCGGGTTACATGTGCTACGCACTTACCGATACCATAATCGACAACTATTTTGTTTTGCTGGCGCAAATCGGAGATCATCTGGACGCGCTTGAAGATAAACTTTATGAAAGTGCCGATAAAACGATCATGTTTGATGCCCAGCAACTAAAACGTACGCTTATTGTTGTACGCCGCGCCAGCTGGCCCGAGCGTGACAAGATCAATGATATGATCCGGTCGGAAAGCCCGCTGATAACGCCGGAAGTTAAATTATTTTTGCGCGATGCATATGATCACTGCATCCAGGCTATGGATCTTATCGAAAACTATAAAGAGGTAACATCAAGCATCATTGATCTGTATCTATCGATGGTGAGCAACCGGATGAACGAGATCATGAAGGTGCTTACTATTATTTCGGTGATCTTTATTCCGCTAACCTTTATTGCAGGTATTTACGGCATGAACTTTTCGCGCCAGGACGATAAAGGCCACGTCCTTCCGGATAATATGCCCGAGCTTTACTGGCGTCATGGCTATGTATATGCTATTGTATTTATGCTTCTGATTGCGGTGGTACAGGTTTTTGTATTCTGGAAAAAAGGCTGGTTTAATCGTTTGTAG